A region of Muntiacus reevesi chromosome 11, mMunRee1.1, whole genome shotgun sequence DNA encodes the following proteins:
- the EXOSC8 gene encoding exosome complex component RRP43 — translation MAAGFKTVEPLEYYRRFLKENCRPDGRELGEFRTTTVNVGSIGTADGSSLVKLGNTTVICGIKAEFGAPPTDAPDKGYVVPNVDLSPLCSWRFRSGPPGEEAQVASQFIADVIENSQIIQKEDLCISSGKLAWVLYCDLICLNHDGNILDACTFALLAALKNVQLPEVTINEETALAEVNLKKKSYLNIRTHPVATSFAVFDDTLLIVDPTEEEEHLATGTLTVVMDEEGRLCCLHKPGGSGLTGSKLQDCMSRAVTRHKEVKKLMDEVFKSMKPK, via the exons ATGGCGGCTGGGTTCAA AACTGTGGAACCTCTGGAGTATTACAGGAGATTTCTG aaagagAATTGCCGTCCTGATGGAAGAGAACTTGGTGAATTCAGAACCACAACTGTCAATGTAG gTTCAATTGGTACCGCAGATGGTTCTTCTTTAGTGAAGCTGGGAAATACTACAGTAATTTGTGGAATTAAAGCG GAATTTGGAGCACCACCAACAGATGCCCCTGATAAAGGATATGTTG TTCCTAACGTGGATCTATCACCTCTGTGTTCCTGGAGATTTCGGTCTGGCCCTCCTGGAGAAGAGGCCCAAGTGGCCAGCCAGTTCATTGCAGACGTCATTGAAAA TTCACAGATAATTCAGAAAGAAGACTTATGCATCTCTTCAGGAAAG CTTGCTTGGGTTTTGTACTGTGATCTCATTTGCCTCAACCATGACGGAAACATTTTGGATGCTTGTACCTTTGCTTTGTTAGCAGCTTTAAAAAATG TACAGTTGCCTGAAGTtactataaatgaagaaactgctTTAGCAGAAgttaatttaaagaagaaaagttatTTGAATATTAGAACTCATCCAGTTGCAACTTCCTTTGCTGTGTTTGATGA cactcTGCTTATAGTTGATCCTACCGAAGAGGAGGAACATCTGGCAACTGGAACCTTAACAGTTGTAATGGACGAAGAAGGCAGGCTCTGTTGTCTTCACAAACCAG GTGGAAGTGGACTGACTGGATCTAAACTTCAAGACTGTATGAGCCGAGCAGTTACAAGacacaaagaagtaaaaaaactGATGGATGAAGTATTTAAGAGTATGAAACCCAAATGA